A genome region from Populus alba chromosome 5, ASM523922v2, whole genome shotgun sequence includes the following:
- the LOC118051503 gene encoding auxin-induced protein 22B: MEFERDLNLEATELRLGLPGTATEQLEKQTPNSNVTKSNKRSLPDMNEDSAARSESSSVSSNDKKSDEQETAPPTKTRVVGWPPIRSYRKNCLQSKKLEAEAAGLYVKVSMDGAPYLRKIDLKVYKGYPELLEVVEEMFKFKVGEYSEREGYNGSEYVPTYEDKDGDWMLVGDVPWEMFINSCKRLRIMKESEARGLGCAV, from the exons aTGGAATTTGAGAGAGATCTTAACCTCGAGGCGACGGAGCTCAGATTAGGCCTACCGGGCACTGCCACAGAACAGTTGGAGAAGCAAACACCTAACTCAAATGTTACCAAGAGCAACAAAAGATCATTGCCTGACATGAATGAAGACTCTGCAGCAAGAAGCGAAAGTTCTAGCGTGTCttcaaatgacaaaaaaagCGATGAACAGGAAACTGCTCCACCCACCAA GACTCGAGTGGTAGGGTGGCCACCAATCAGATCTTACAGGAAAAACTGTCTCCAATCAAAGAAACTAGAGGCTGAAGCTGCTGGACTATACGTGAAAGTTAGCATGGATGGAGCTCCTTATCTTAGAAAGATTGATTTGAAGGTCTACAAAGGATATCCAGAGCTCCTCGAGGTCGTAGAAGAaatgttcaaattcaaagtTG GTGAGTATTCTGAAAGGGAAGGCTATAATGGATCAGAATATGTACCAACATATGAAGATAAAGATGGCGATTGGATGCTGGTTGGAGATGTTCCATGGGA AATGTTCATCAATTCATGCAAGAGGCTAAGAATCATGAAAGAGTCGGAGGCTAGAGGCTTGGGTTGCGCTGTGTAA